TGGGGTGAGGGGCTTGAGGTGAGACAGTTCCCCAGCAGGTTAAAAAACTGGGAGaggtgaggggcagggcaggcacccACATAAGCACACAACGCCTTTGGATGCTGTCCTTGACTGGGCCTGGCTCTGTAAACCAAATACACACTTACAGAAGACACGGAGGCTGGGGAGGTGAAGCCAGGGTGGTCACATATGACAATTACACATACCCCTTGATGTCCTGATGGGCACAGAAACCCCTAAACCACCTCTCCTGTCAGCTGCAGCCCCTCCATCCCTGGTTAGGCTCTGCCCTAATTACAGGGCCAAAGCTCTGAGACTAAACTTGCTTAGGCCACAACCAGGCTCAGGCCTCTCTGCTCACTTTGAGCCCAGTCTCTGTCAACTGCTAGAAGGATGAGGGTTGGGACCAGTCTGAGGTAAGGGTACAGCAGGGCTCAGTCTGGGGTTGGGGTCAGGGCTCCGTCCAGGACAAGGGTTGACAGGTCTGATCTGGGGTCAGCGTTGGGGTTGGTCTGTGACTGGGATCAGAGCTCAGTCTGAGACAGGGGCTGGTGCTCAGTACTGGGCCAAGGCTCAGTTTACGTTGAGGTTCcatctggggctggggctgggacatAAGATTGGGGCTCAGTCCAGGGCCATGTCTTGGTTTGAGACTTAGGCTCAGTTTGGGGCCCACGCCAGGCCCTGTCACTGACATGCTGCTCAAGTCATGACCACGAGGCTAGCATTGTCTTCCCAGGAGAACAAGCAGTGAACTGCAGTGAGCTCCTGGCAGGACGAGGGTAGCTAGGCAGTGTGAGGCCCCATCCCACCTTGCAGAGTAGGCAGTTGACATGGAAACACACAGGGCAGGCAAACTCATTGACATCATCCTCAAAGAAGCACCACCCTTTGCAATCCGGGGTCTTGCAGTGGTAGCTGAAAGCACTGCGGTTTTCAGCAATGGAGATGCCCAGGTCCAGAAATCGCTGGTAGTCCTCGGGGGTCAGCAGCTGCCAACAGATGACAACCTTCTTGCTCGGGGTTCAGAACAGCTGCTCTGTGGCCCTCCTTGCCACCAAATCCTTGCCAGGAAGCCCCAACCCATAAAGTCCAACCCAGCCCAGGCTCTTTTCTCCCCATCTTCCTCAGCATTTAAAATCTCCATTCAAAAAGTGGATTAAAAGTTCTGGGGCTGGATGgtgtgatggctgcacaacagtgtgaatgtatgtaATGCCACAGAACTATACACTGCTTAGAATgctaaattttgttatgtgtattttaaccacaataaaaaaataggaaaaaaataataacaagcaATGCTGGGGAAGATGTGTGGTTAAACTAGTATCGTGGTACATCACACTCTGAGAAAGCAATGTGGCAATAATGTTTCAACCACCACAAACTTTTAAGAGGCTCTGGGACTCACTCCACTTCTACAAGTTTGTcctaagaaaataatatataaggAAGACACCATGCAAAATATTCCTTGAAGCATTCCTTACAAACAGAAACTGGAATTAAAAGAAGAGGTATAAACAGGATATATGCCATAGAGATTAATAATAATCTTTAGAAAGATTTTGTAGCAAAAACTCTTCTGTCTATGCTGGTTACAATGAAGTAAAAATCAAGCTTATGTTCTGTATCTTGTAGTGGTTATAAGAGTTACAgttgtcaaaactcattgaactgTACAGCTAACAATGGACGTACTTTATTGTGTGCAAAATATACCTTATTACGgttgattttaaaaggaaaaaaaaatcacctctgTCCAGAGACAACAaaggaaacaggagaaaatatgaTCGGGATTTCCTGGGATGGCAGGGTTGTGGGTGATTTTCCTCTGATTTCTGTTCTAGTTCTATGTGGTGCAGGCATGTGGCGAGGCAGGCCCCTAAGCAGAGGTGGACTTCACAGGGAAAAACTTCCAGGCAATGACTATGGGTGCTGGGGCTACGGGATGACTATATGTCTTGGGGCTCTCCAGGCTAGAGCAACAAGGCCTCGGTAACCACCCAGTGCTGCCTTTCTCTGACACCTCACAGACCACAGATAATAGTGGGGCTGCTCTCGCTGTGAGAGGTGGGAGTTCCCAAAGTTCTATCCCTTCTGCCTCCCCTTTTTCCCCTAAGGAAGAACACCTTGGGCCCCAGGAAACATTTGGTGAAGCTGGGTGATGCTCAGAGGCAGGGTTGTAAGAGAGGCAGAGTGATGGGCAGGAACAAAGTCTTGTGTATGTGCCTGTGGGGATCTCCCATTTGGACCTCAGCCACCTTTGACCCTGCCTCCATGTGTTGCATGGGAATCCAAGCCCAATGCCAGGAAAGCCATTCCCCAGcagtttaaaaaacacaaatcGCTTGCCCAACACTCTattgtacagatggggaaatggaggccTACAGAAGGGAAAGGACTTACTCAAGAAAGTAGTCAGGGAGAGAACTCGACAACAGTAACATTAATAGTAATGAgaaaatatacacacatgcagacaTAAATACTGAGCACTGTGAGAGAGAGCTAGAGCAATGGCCCTGATTTGTTCAGGTCTCCCTGACTACACACCCTCAGGTAGTCCCGCTTGCATAGACTCGGCTTGAGCATGTGACGTGCTTTGGCCAAAGGCCCAACAAGCAGCAAGTGAGAAATGGACAGAAACCTGGAAAGCACACTCCTCATGGTGGGGCTATCCTCTGGCCACTCCTGAAGCCTGGAGCCCAGCACcctgtgagcaggccctggccagcCTGCTGCTGGATGAGACACCAAAATGGAAAGAGGCCCAGACACCCCAGCCATGGCAGATAAGACTAACACAAACCAGTCCATGCCAGCTGACCCACCGGCTAAGTCCAGATGAGATCAGCCAGGCCCAGTCTGGACCAGAAGAATCATCCAGTGAACCCAACCCAAATCACTAACACATAGCTTCATGGTTTAAATAAAGggtggttgttttaagccactaaatctgGACTGACTTGTTACACAGCAAAAGCTAACTGATACAagggcttactatgtgccaagcactactTTAAATTCTTTACACATATTCTCTACAATCTTCACCACTTTTGAAACAGAAACGACCTCTAACTTGACcctgagatgagaaaactgaggttgagTATCTGACTTGAGGTCACTGAGGCCATCTGGCTCCAGAGCTCCCCCAGTCTCAACCACTTTGCTGTCTTTCTTTCACAGAGGTGGTTTCCTTACTAGCTATTTCTCCTAATTCCTGTCCTGTTCATTGCTTGGGCCTCCAGCATCCCACACAGAGAAAGCTCTTGCTAAATGGCATCCTGGAGCCAGTTCCCACCTGCCAGCTCAGTgtggccccctccccaggccttaCCGCCCGGATCTCCCTCTCCAGCAGCTTGCCCGAGCACGAGTAGGTGTTGTCAATGAAGGGGCAGGAGACCTCCGCCTCCTGGCTGTTGCGGATGGTGCCCTGCAGACACTccctgggagggggaggggtggaggtTAGGGTCACCTGAACCCCATACACTCAGACTCTATCCTCACATGACAAGGTCTGGCCCCAGGTGGGCTTCTTCTCAGTACCTGCCTTCTCTTCCTGTCCCTCCAACCCATCATCAAGGCCTCCATTTCTGTCCATCCCACTGCTGTTCCCCTTGCTCCACTCCAGGTCCCATCACTCCTCACTGGCAGGATAGCGAGAACCTCCTCTCTGGGTTTCCTGTGTCCACCTCACCCCTAGAGTCTATTCTCAACACAGTGGCCCAGTCCTCCCATCCTGTCCTGCCCAGAACCAGCACCTCTCACTGCGGTTCACAAGAGCCCTGGTCACCCTCCCTAATACCTGCCCATTCCTCGGCTCCCGCCACACTGACCCCTCACTTGGCCAGGCACACATCCTCTGGTCTCTGCCCAAGTGCTCCTCCCTGGGCCTTCCCCTACCCTCTCCTGTTCTTTCGGCACAATCCACTGGCACGTAGCAGTTGACACTATTCACAACTATATCAGTGATTATTTGATCAACATTGGCCTCCCAAGGGGCGGTTAAACACCTCTGCCCCGGTGAAGGAGGACATGTTCTCCACAGCCCAGCAAGGACGGGCCTGCAGAGGAGCCTCAGGGAGGGGCGGCTGCCCACGGGAGGCGGAAGACAGGGCTGGCCCAGGCTGCCAGGGCTGAGGCCTCAGTGCACCCCCTCGGGCCTGGCCAGGCAGTGGCGCAGGGCACAGGCTCCGGAGCCGGAATGCGTAAGCGGCACGGCCTTGATCAAGCTGCGGGCCACCCGGACCCTCACATTCCTCCTCtgcagaatgagagagagagcgcCTACTTTGCAGGTTTTTGTGGGCGTCTAACGAGAAGTAAGTGACCGGGCCCCACCCACTTCCAGCCGTGGACCATCGGCGGCTGGGATCAACGCAGtgcggctgggggtggggtggggtggggcgggggccgCACCTGCAGAAGGTGTGCAGACACTCGCGCAGCACCACGGCCTCGCCGGGCGCCAGCACAGAGTAGCACACGGGGCACTCGGTGGGCTCGGTGTTCAGCACCAGGCTTCTCTGATCCAGCTGCACGTGCTGCAGGTAGTTCccctccagctgctgctgctgacgCTGGGCACATGGGGCGGGGCCGCGGGCGGTTAGGGTCTCAGGTCTCAGACCAGGGAGGGGGCAGGACCAGGGGGCGCCGCCCAAACCCTTAGGCGAGGCCGGATCCCTGGGTGGGGTAGGGGTGGCCTGGCCGCGGGCAGGCGCGGGAGACGCTGGGAGAAGTGGGATCGGTGCTGGGCCTAGCAAGGGGGAGGAAAGCCAGGCGCTGGAGGGCCAGGCAGGGGCAGGTTGTGGCTGCGTCCAGAAGTCAAAACAGACAAGGGAGCGAAGGCGGTAGCAAAAGGCAGGGGAGTCATGGTCTGAGCGAAGTCAGGGGtagcagggcagggctggggccagggaGTGCGGGGAAGCCAGGTCATGGTTACAGAGCAGGTCAGGGGTATGCAGGGTGGTGATAAAGCCAGGGCGCAGAGTAAGGCCAGAGAGAGGATGGTGTAGAAGGGACCAGGACTGAGATCTGGCAGGGGTGGGCCAAGGGCAGCACTGGGTCCAGAAGGGAATGTAGGTGTGGGACGAGAGTGGAGTGGGCATCTGATCAGAATGGTGAACAGTCAAGGCTAGCTATCTGTGTAGTCACTGCATGTGGCACGTTCTGGGGTGGGTCTACCAGGGTCATAGGAAGtcggggagtgggggtgggggcatagCCAGTGAGGGAGAGGGGTCAGGAGTAGCAGGTTCCAGAGTGAGGTCATGGCTGAGTGAAGCAGGCGCTAGGTCACGGTGGATGAGTGTGACGGAGGCGTGGTTAAGATCACAGGTAGGGTGCTGGGTTCACAGGCAGGACACTTCGCACACAAAGGGTGTGTAAGTCAAAGCTAGCGGCAGAGCAACATCCCACGTAGTGTGGGGCATGTGGTCACAGGCAGAGCAGGGTCTCAGCAACACGATGACCTCTGAGAGAGGGTGGGTCACAGTCAAGTGCAAGGTCACCGCCAGCAGTGGTCATGAGACGCAAGGCAGCAAAgcggggctggggtgagggggggCACTGCAGAGGGCCCTGCCTTCCGGCCTCCGCCTCCCCGCCTGCCCCGCACCCACCTGCTGGTACTGGCGCAGCGCCTCCTCCTCGCCGGCCATGCGCGCGCGCTCCTCCTCATCGGGCTGGTACGAAGCAGGGACCTGGTAGGCCTCGGGCCGCGCCCGGCAGCACATCTCGCAGCCCGGCCGAGTGGGCTTGTTGATGAAGGTGCAGCCGAGGCACTGCCAGCCCACCTGGGGGCAGAATGGCGGTGAGCGTGGCGCGGGCACGGGGCGGCGCCGGCCGGGGCGCAGAGGCTGCTTACCGGCTGGGGTTCGGGAGCGGCGTCCGGCTGGCCTCGTCCGGGCTGCTGGGGGGCCCCGGGCTTCGTGGCTGCGGGCTCCTGTGGCCCCCGAGGCTGCAACGCGAGATCCTTGAAGCCCagatctggggaggggagagaaggggtTGGTAGATCCCTGAGGCCCACTGCTCCCACCCCTGAACCAGCTGGGCTCCCGCACCCCACAAGCCCCCtccaccccttcctcctccctggaGGGTCTCTGGCGGGGATAGCAGACCTCCCAGACCGGGCTGAGTGTGCTGGCTCCCACAGGGTCAGGGTCCCTTTCACCCATGAATGAATGCCCCGTTCTTCCAGCTTAAAAACCCTGCTGCCTAAAAACGACCTCCTGTGCTCCCGAAGTGATGACCTAGCGGGAAAAACACTTCTGAGGTGGTCCTGCCCAGTTACTGGATCTGAATCCATTCATGAGGACACAAAgggcagaaaaacaaaaaccaaagtgGCTTGGACTCCAAATATTAGGAGAGTCAGAGGAAGATCGAGACCAACGATTGAAAGAGACAGACATGAGGAAAGCTGCCAGGTCTGTGCTACACAGGACATCAGAGAGACAGACACTGGGCACCATTTGATTAAGAGCTGTAGATTAGAAAATAGTACTgcatcaatgttaatttcctaaAGCTGACAGTTGCACATGTTAATGTAAGAAAAGGAtccttttttaaaggaaacacaCTCAAACATTAAGGGGAGAAGGTCGTCATGTCTGCAACTTCCCTCAAAacagttcagaaaaaaattgtgtataatacttataaaatttctattaataatttctataaaaaattattatagaaTGATAAAGCAAAGCAAACATGGTAAAACATTAGCATTCTGGGGACTCCAGATGAAAAGTACATGGGAATTTGTTATACAATTCTTTGCACAATTTCGCAAACTTTTTGTAGGTCTGAAAGATATCAAAAATAAGTaacaaaaaattagaataaattcCAGCCATTATTATCATATCCAGTTTACAGATTCATAAAACTGAGCAGAGTAGGCAcccacccaaggtcacagagcagatAAATGTCAGTGCCAGGTTTGAACTCAGCATCTCTTCCCCAGCAGGCTATTCTCACAATGGTTCCTGAAATGTCCTCTCGCACTACGAATAAGACCCTCCTCCGGGGACTCCCATGGGCTCTGCTGCCTCTCGCCCTAGGACCTCAGGTAAGTCCCGTGTCACTCAGGGGCACAGCCTCACCTTCCAGCATCCGCAGCTGCCGCTCCCGCTGCAGCTCCTGAGGGTTGAGTGAGGTGTTGCGGGCTGAGAGCAGATAGAGGTAGGCACTGTCCCCATTGCGCCTCACCCCATGGGAGTGCAAGGTCTCCTGGTCCCGTGCTAACCGCTGACCAATCACCCACTGCTGCAGGGTTGGCGGGAAGCCATAGTCCAAGAATACCTGGCCGGGCacatgagagaggcagagtgggaagggaggaccAGAGTAGAGAGAGGTGGGGGCAAAAATGGGAAGCCTTCGGCCTGATGTCCCCCTTTAGCTCCTTTACTCACCATATCCTTGAGGGAAGCCACCGTCATGTCAGGGCGCACCGTGAGCCAGATGGTGACAGTATGCATATGAGCATCCTCCACACTCACCCAGAGCCTGCGGATTAGGGCAACAGGCTCTGCCTCAGCCACCAGCTGTTGACCCATACATGTGTGCATACCTGTGCATGCACATGACCAAGTACACACACATGTTCCCCCAGTCTGGGCTAGGGACCTCTTCTGGATTCCCATACTCCTGGGCTTCCTCCTTTATCAGAATCTACTGCTTAAGCCCCTCCAACAGCTCCACACTTGCTCTTAGAATAAAACCCAAATTCCCCGTGGCATACAAGGGCCTCCATGCACTAGCCCCTCCTTACCTCTCCAGCCTCTTCTGTGATTGCCCTCAGCCAAATCACCACCAGATATTATTCACTATATGCCAAGACCCTTCAAAGCACTTAacgtgtattaactcatttaatcctctcaacaaacCCTTGTGGCAGATACTGTCGTCACCTCTATGTTACAGATAAAGACATGAGGCACAGACAGGTTACGGAGACTCTGCCGAGTAAGCAATTAATAACTATCAGAGGCAGGATTTCAACCCAAACAGTCTAATTGCAGAGAAAATGGTTTTAAATACCAACCTTCTCAAGGATTCCTCATACATTTTTGGAAAACCAGAAGCACAAAAAGGAAGAACTAAGATGGAAAAACGTAACTGATCCCAAAGGAAACAGATAAAGTAGGGTACAGAAAAATGAAGTCCACTTAGTACCTTCAGGGAGACTTGGGGAAACACTGTGACTGTCAAGCAAGAAGAGCAAGAAGCAATCAGAAAATGAGGAATAGTTCCTGGAAATTTACAGAGTGACTCCTGACTCATCTAACCTCGAGCTCCAACTCCAAGTTCACAGGAAAAATGGGAGATTGTAAATGACATCCTGACAAggcaaataataaatacagaaTGTGGGAAAATCCTGGAAGTCAAAGACCAGGCTTCTTTAAATAGTCATGGCAtataaatagagaaaaagaataaaacttaaGACAATATTAAAAATGCTATGTGTCCATCCTGTTTGGCTCCTGATTGGaacaaaaaaactataaaaagtgTTAATGAGATAATCAGGGAAATCTGAATATAAGCAGAGTATTTGGGAATTTCAAggaattattaattttttcagtGTGATAATGGAATcgagtttatttttttaagtccttATTTTTTGAAGAcactaaattatttatttattttaatgttttattaaggtatgattgatatacactcttatgaaggtttcacatgaaaaaacaatgtggttactacatttacccattttatcaagtgctcacccacaccccaatgcagtcactgtccatcagtgcagcaagatgccacagatccactatgtgccttctctgtgatacactgttctccccgtgatcccccacaccatgtgtactaaacgtaatacccctcagtccccttctccctccctacccacccgccctcccacacacctccccttcggtaaccactagttccttcttggagtctgtgagtctgctgctattttgttccttcagttttgttttgttgttattctccacaaatgagggaaatcatttggcacttgtctttctccacctggcttatttcactgagcataatgtcctccagctccatccatgttgctgcaaatggtaggatttgttttcttcttatggctgaatagtattccattgtgtatatgtaccacatcttctttatccattgatctactgatggacacttaggctgcttccatatcttggctattgtaaacaatgtggcagtaaacataggggtggatatgtctttttgaatctgagaagttgtattctttgggtcaattccaaggagtgggattcccgggtcaaatggtgtttctatttttagttttttgaagaacctccatactgctttccacaatggttgaactaatttacattcccaccagcagtgtaggagggttcccctttctccacatcctctccagcatttgttgttcttagtcttttcgatgaaggccatccttactggtgtgaggtgatatctcattgtggtttaatttgcatttccctgatgattagtgatgtggagcatctgttcatggaAGACACTAAgttatttaataatgaaataatattcgagatttgctttaaaatactccaGAAAATACCCTCAAAATTCCTCAGAATAATGATTTTTCAACACGCAGCCAATTATCAATCAAGAgggcaaaataaatgaaatttttagaTGTAAAGATTCCAAAGGTTTACCATCACTTTTCCATATGGAAAGTTTTTGAAATCCAAGAAACAAGAATAGCTGATTCTGAGGCAGAGAATggaagaaaaacttaaggaaattAAAAGGACTAGATCTTCATCTTCACAATATTCTTCTTCAAGCAACAGGGGTTATGAAACAAAAGTGCATAGAATTTTGACAGCAATACTTATTCCAATAGTGAATAACATGTCCATaaccaaaatattattttcatggtTTTATCTTGTTGGAATCAATGTAGAAGCAAAGCATGGGAGTCTTAATTATAGCTAGGAAACAAAAGCTGAATATTAACCTTAAcaccaataacaaaaaaaatacagttgGAGCCCTCATAGCCAGTATCTTCAGGATCCATACAAATCAATTAATCAGAAAATTCACTAAAGCAGAGAATTTCAAAAACATCTGCAGACAAACCTTAAACACTTAATTTTATCTTACAAATCATAAATGTACATTCATGGGCCGAACTCTAGGTGAACAaccaatgacttttttttttgtatcattaatgtacagttacatgagcaacattatggttactagactccccccattatcaagtcctcgccacataacccattacagtcactgtccatcagcatagtaagatgctatagaatcattacttgtcttttctatgttgtacagccctccctgtgcccctccctacattacgtgtgctaatcataatgcccctttttcccccttatccctcccttcccatccatcctccccagtccctttccctttggtaactgttagtccattcttgggttctgtgagtctgctgctgttttgttccttcagtttttgctttgttcttatactccacagatgagtgagatcatttgatacttgtctttctccacctggcttatttctctgagtataataccctctaggtccatccatgctgttgcaaatggtaggatttgttttcttcttatggctgaatagtattccaatgtgtatatgtaccacatcttctttatccattcatctactgatggacacttaggttgcttccatttcttggctattgtaaatagtgctgcgataaacataggggtgcatctgtctttttgaaatggggttcctgcattcttagggtaaattcctacgagtggaattcctgggtcaaatgatatttctatttttagttttttgaggaacctccatactgctttccacaatggttgaactaatttacattcccaccagcagtgtaggagggttcccctttctccaaatccttgccagcatttgttgttctttgtcttttggatggtggccatcctaactggtgtgaggtgatacctcaatgtggttttaatttgcatttctctgatgattagcaatgtggagcatcttttcatatgcctgttggccatctgaatttattctttagtgatgtgtctgttcagatcctctgcccattttttaattggattatttgctttttatttgttgaggtacgtgagctcttcatatattttggatgtcaaccctttatcagatctgtcatttatgaatatattctcccatactgtaggatgcctttttgtcatactcgtggtgtcctttgctatacagaagcttttcagcttgatatagtcccacttgttcatttttgcttttgtttcccttgcccggagagatatgttcatgaagaagttgctcatgtttatgtccaagaggttt
This sequence is a window from Manis pentadactyla isolate mManPen7 chromosome 5, mManPen7.hap1, whole genome shotgun sequence. Protein-coding genes within it:
- the RBCK1 gene encoding ranBP-type and C3HC4-type zinc finger-containing protein 1 isoform X2: MDEKTKKAEEMALRLTRAVAGGDEQVATQCAIWLAQQRVPLSVQVKPHVSLTQDIRLWVSVEDAHMHTVTIWLTVRPDMTVASLKDMVFLDYGFPPTLQQWVIGQRLARDQETLHSHGVRRNGDSAYLYLLSARNTSLNPQELQRERQLRMLEDLGFKDLALQPRGPQEPAATKPGAPQQPGRGQPDAAPEPQPVGWQCLGCTFINKPTRPGCEMCCRARPEAYQVPASYQPDEEERARMAGEEEALRQYQQRQQQQLEGNYLQHVQLDQRSLVLNTEPTECPVCYSVLAPGEAVVLRECLHTFCRECLQGTIRNSQEAEVSCPFIDNTYSCSGKLLEREIRALLTPEDYQRFLDLGISIAENRSAFSYHCKTPDCKGWCFFEDDVNEFACPVCFHVNCLLCKSMLQQGEAMHCPQCQIVVQKKDGCDWIRCTVCHTEICWVTKGPRWGPAGPGDTSGGCRCRVNGIPCHPSCQNCH
- the RBCK1 gene encoding ranBP-type and C3HC4-type zinc finger-containing protein 1 isoform X1 produces the protein MDEKTKKAEEMALRLTRAVAGGDEQVATQCAIWLAQQRVPLSVQVKPHVSLTQDIRLWVSVEDAHMHTVTIWLTVRPDMTVASLKDMVFLDYGFPPTLQQWVIGQRLARDQETLHSHGVRRNGDSAYLYLLSARNTSLNPQELQRERQLRMLEDLGFKDLALQPRGPQEPAATKPGAPQQPGRGQPDAAPEPQPVGWQCLGCTFINKPTRPGCEMCCRARPEAYQVPASYQPDEEERARMAGEEEALRQYQQRQQQQLEGNYLQHVQLDQRSLVLNTEPTECPVCYSVLAPGEAVVLRECLHTFCRECLQGTIRNSQEAEVSCPFIDNTYSCSGKLLEREIRALLTPEDYQRFLDLGISIAENRSAFSYHCKTPDCKGWCFFEDDVNEFACPVCFHVNCLLCKAIHEQMNCKEYQDDLALRAQNDAAAQQTTEMLRSMLQQGEAMHCPQCQIVVQKKDGCDWIRCTVCHTEICWVTKGPRWGPAGPGDTSGGCRCRVNGIPCHPSCQNCH